AGTCACAAAACGTGACTAAACATGTAGGAATCAACTAAAAGATTTCATGGGAAAAACCTTGGAAAAAAGAGTGTTCAGACAATGGACTTTCTGCCTTTCTTCAACAAAGGCGTAGAATTGGGTAATTCCCTTCAGTGTAAGTTCGTCCATAAGATTAATAACATAGGGTTTAGGCAGATATTTGTCCTTGAAAGCCTTGACAGTCACAGGGAATGTTGCAGAGAACATCAGAATCTGTCGACTCGATGGAAGGTATCGAATTAACTGCTCCACGGAAGGTTGGAACTCAGGAGAAAGAAGCTTGTCTGCCTACAGGAAAAAACAATATTTCTTGTAAGAACATGTTGTTATTAAAGGACAAATCTACAGCTGCACCACCAATTTAAATTAACCTTCTGAAGTTGTTTATTTCACGAATCCATACACCATACATAATAGTACAAAATGAGATTAAATATACTCCCACTGATCATATTTTTTTCCGTTTTCTATCTATGTGAGCTTTGTGAGAGTGTTTACCCAGGGAACTATAGCCGAGAAGCCTTTGATTATACAACACAAGTTGGTCTGCCTTTGATCATAAGTCCCACAGGATTTTTTTATTCAATATGAAAATAACTGGCTAGGCCCCTCACATTAAAACAGATTGCAAGTTACCCTTAAGACCCTCTGGAAATCGTTTAGGCCCTTCACAGACGCTGCTTAGCCAGCAAGTCCTCCCCACCAGGCAGCAAGCCCACACAACGAGCAACTACCACCATTGGCTCTCGTGTGCACAACCCTCACCTTCTATCTCGCTCACTCACCCAAGACAGAACCGCGCACCAGCAAATACCTAGAGGCAGCGATCCGGACTTGCTGCTGTAGACCTGACTTCGACAACGATGAGCATGCCACAAAGATCATGCATGGGCAGGTCAAGTCAGCGGACCATGTCATGCGTCACGAGGGGGTGGCAAGACTCTGCACCATCACCTACTCACTAAATACtacaaatccaaagaggcaaaccAGACCTAGAGCCACGGCTCTCCCCTGCGTCAGGCCAGTGCCACATCCCTTTCCCTCGTCGGCTCCGTACTACGGCTTGGCGCTGCTTACCTTTGTGCTCGGCTGCTTCTAAAAGTTCAAGCTGCCTCCTCCTTCCTCATTCAACTTTGGTCTTTGACCAATCAATAGAGAAATAGATTCATATAGGTTGGAGCAGATTTAGAGGAAGGGGTGACAGAGACGACCTGGGAGAACTCTGGACAGAGCAAACCCTCAAGAGAACTCACTCATGTCTTTCAGCAGTGCCTGGCAGGGAGCAAAGCTAAAAAGGGGCAAACTGTACATTTTTCATATGCACCTTAAATGGATAACTAAATTGGTTTTTGTAAAAATCCCCTGTAGGGCATGTAGGACAAATCATCAGGTGGACAACCAACTTAAGGGCATGATCAAATGCAGACCAACTTAGGGTTTATTATCAAAGGCCAACCCAACTTCAGGACATATTGTGGGCATCGATGCTCTCCACGTAAAAAGGCAATTTATTAATCCAGTTAGTCTGGAATGGAGAAGTGATAATCTATCTCATGAACTAGCAACAAACAATTTTAAGGTGGAGAACAAATCTGCTGATATACATTCCTATTTCATTTTCCCTCTGTGAAATGTAGTGTTTTGTAAAATAGATTAAAAAAAGCAGTGGTAGAATGCCATGCCAAAAAGGTTCTTTACGAAAGGTCTTTGAAAGACAAAGTGTGCCCTAATATACAATACAAGCAATGCCAACTACAACAAGTCTTCAAATACCTCATCCATAATAAGCATTGAACAGTCCTTCAGAATGCAAATGCCTTTCTTCGTAAGGTCCAAAACACGACCAGGCGTCCCCACAAGTAAATGCACAGGTTGATAAAGACGGACAATATCATCCTTTAGGCTTGTTCCTCCAGTAGTGACCATGACTTGAATCTTCAAGTGTTTCCCAAGTTCCTTGCAGACTTGTGATGTTTGTAAAGCCAATTCCCTCGTGGGGACCAATATAACAACTGAATATAAGAAACAAAAGGTAAGGGTGATATGATCAATTCGAATATGCTTATGTTTGATCGTTGCATAATTTTAGAAACTCTATGTACATAATTTCACGAATTCCATGTGCAAAACAACAGTTACTAGTCCAGAAGAAACCTTGAATAGCATTTTTGTCTTGATCAATCTTCTCTAGCGCAGGTATACAAAATGCAGCAGTCTTGCCGGTTCCATTTTTTGCTCTTGCAAGAATGTCGCTGCCGGTTAATGCAATAGGAATGCTTTCTTCTTGGATAGGAGACGGTCTTTCAAATCCTTTCTCATATATGCCCATAAGAAGTTCACGCTTCAGAAAATAGTCTTCAAATTCGTTTCCCTTAGTTGCAGTGACATCCTGTGCAgagaaaaatgaagaaaaagaagaCACTAACTTAGCAGGAGAATGTGAACATAAGCAACAAATAATAATGCTACAAGATAAGCTAAACTTGACATTTAACTCGCCCAATAAGGTATTTCGGAAAGAAGGTAGAGGAGTCTTGACAAGTTGAACATTCTAAAAGAGAACTTATTTTGCTACATGGATTGTGCTGTTGTGTGACTATTGAGGGCAAACTATATGATGAACTCAAATGCCGCATGCGAGATTCAAATCTGCAGCAAGATTTAGCAAATAATAACTATTAAATATGATGATTTTCCTTTATGTGTCGAATCTGAACTGTAGAACATAAAGTGGAACAGGGTAGCCTCCCAAGAATGACCAAGTAGGAGTGTACGACTGGCTTGTTCCCCAAACCAAGAACACTATCAGCTGCCTTTTCCTTCCACGAGCAATACCGAATAGTAATCTTCTAATACTAATATCTGACTGCGATGTGCTTGGACATTAAAAGTTATTATTGGAACCTAGTTCTATTTCTAACTTATGACAACCAGAACGTTAAAACAAAACACGTAAAGCAAGACAATAGCTCATGCAAAAATATAACATTGCATGCCAAATCTTTACAAGAATGAGAGCAGCACTTGACAAGAAAAAAGTAAATATTAGCATAAAAATACCTCGGTCTGGTAGCGTGTATCTGGAGGTGGAAGCTTCAATTGGGCCTTCCAGTCTTGCGAACTGCAAAAGTATAACTTAAGCTACTACCAATATCTAGGGTATATCATCTACGTTGGAAGAACAGTTCAACAGTGGTTCTTTTCTACTTAGGGGAACCATATTTGTGGACAACTATGTTAGGAACCTCCTGAAAATGTACATCCAGGATATTCACTTCAAAAGACCGCTTTATATGCCTTTCCAACCACCAAATCACAAAATGCCACATCCGACTGTTGTTTGGATGTGATGCAGGAAAAAAAATGCAGGAACTGTAGACACAAAGAGAAGAAAACATGAGATAGGACCTCATGTTTGGTTTCCTTCAAAATTCCTATGGAATGCCTCATTCCAGAAGAATTTCGAAGGAATGTAGGATTGCAATTCCTGTTCCAAATGGTACCAAAGGAACTTTTCTTATAGAAATCATATCCTCTAAAATCCCTACATTTTCCCTCTGTTCCAAACAGGGACTTAGCATCGATCGAAGAAACTAATTAGACACATCAATCATCCATGTGGCCGTCATCATGGACCACAAAATAGCCATTAATTCGCCCAATGCAGTAGCCCTACCATATATTCAGTACACAACATCCACAGCTGCACATAGCCTCCAAAACATGCTCACGAGCACGATCTGTTAGTTGCTCAGCAGTTATCTGAAAACAGTCAAATAACACTGAACTACTCCAAGAGAATCCCAGAAGATGCCATGCTTGGCCCCAGGGATTAATACAGAATGCCCAGGGGCAAGCGTCGTGTGTAACGCTGTACACATAATTCATGCTTGGAGACTGTAATCACCTTATCCAGCAGCACTAGTCCACTAAAAACACAGAAACACTCACAGCGTTACCACCAAACGTACACGAGTTTCGCCCATGCTGCACTTTCAGCCTATCTAAACCCCGGGTCCTAACCAGTAGCACACAACTATCCCAAGTCAACGAATCAAATCAATATATGAGCATTTCGAACCAATACCAAACAATAGGCAAAGCCTTTCCGCGCCTCTCTTACCTCAAATCGGCGTCATCGGCGGCAGCCGGCGCGTGGTGCTCGCTGGCTCTGGCGGCGCCCGAGGCGGCCTCGCCAGCGGTCTGATTCCGCCGAAGCCACTGCTGATGCTGAAGCTGCTGGCTGTGGTGCTGCGAGTGCTGCGAGTGCTGCGACTGCCGCTGCATGTACTGCTGCGGGTGCCCCTGCGCCTGCTGCGGCGAAGGCGGCGACGGCTGCTGGTGATGCTGCTGCGTCGGCGGCGGGCCACGGCCGTGGTAGTTAGGATTCCCGCCGCGGCCGTTGCCGATGCCGGGAGGGTGCCTCGCCCGCTGATCCATCGCTTCAAGGAGCCCCGGAGCTTCTCCGGGATCGAACCAAAAATGGTTGTGCAGAGCGAGGAGAGCTCCGGCTGTCGGATAGATCCGGCCGGGTGCTATGATTTGGAGGGACGGCTCGAGGGGCGTTGGTCGGTAGAATTGGGGAATTTGCGGGGGGCGATTTCTAAACTTTGCCCCTCCGTTCCGTTCTGGCGAGGCGAGGGAGAGGGTGGGGCAGGGTAGGATGACGGCGAATTGGGATTGGTGGAGAGCTAAAATTACGAGACTGACCTTGACAGTGCCCGGCCATTTACACGTTTTTTGTTGACATTTTTCTTATATTTACACGTTTTTTTGTTGACATTTTTGTTATATTTACACGTTTCCATTGCTTCTTTAGTTCTTTCGCATGCCTTTGATTTTACCTTTTCTGTATTTAGTGCTGGTACCATAGTGCGGGCTAAAATTCTCGGAACAAGGGGAAAGGAATGTGGATTATGGTCCATCGGAAATAGAAATAGGGTCGCATCAATATTCAAAATTTTCTTTTGAGCAAAAGGATTTGCACCGATTTTCATTAATAGAAATCATGAAGAGATTCTCTACTAGCTAAGGCCTCCATTGGTTTGCATGGATTTTGTAAGAATGCTAAAGGATAGGAATCTTATTCCTTCACAATTCAAAGGAAAGAAAAACTTAGCATAGACCCagtgaaaaaaaatcaaatcatgAATCAAATGACATGTCTTTCCCTGTAGGATTTGAGATGCATATTACCTCGCATCCTATGTTTCTTTTATTCATATGATATTCCTATCGTGTTAATCAAATGAGGCCTTTTTAAATTAACGGAAAAACTGAAAGATAAATAACAAATAACAAAATAAACTATGTGTTAGCAGGAAAGTAATAACCGAGCGCTTTTGCTCCCCGGAAACGGAGCCAAAAAAGCTTGATGACTTGCGAGGGCACAAGTCTATGCAATTCGCGGTAAGTAAAGTATGTCGATTCCACAGTGAGCGGTGTTGCACAGGTAAC
This region of Triticum aestivum cultivar Chinese Spring chromosome 2D, IWGSC CS RefSeq v2.1, whole genome shotgun sequence genomic DNA includes:
- the LOC123053903 gene encoding DEAD-box ATP-dependent RNA helicase 6 isoform X1, whose amino-acid sequence is MDQRARHPPGIGNGRGGNPNYHGRGPPPTQQHHQQPSPPSPQQAQGHPQQYMQRQSQHSQHSQHHSQQLQHQQWLRRNQTAGEAASGAARASEHHAPAAADDADLSSQDWKAQLKLPPPDTRYQTEDVTATKGNEFEDYFLKRELLMGIYEKGFERPSPIQEESIPIALTGSDILARAKNGTGKTAAFCIPALEKIDQDKNAIQVVILVPTRELALQTSQVCKELGKHLKIQVMVTTGGTSLKDDIVRLYQPVHLLVGTPGRVLDLTKKGICILKDCSMLIMDEADKLLSPEFQPSVEQLIRYLPSSRQILMFSATFPVTVKAFKDKYLPKPYVINLMDELTLKGITQFYAFVEERQKVHCLNTLFSKLQINQSIIFCNSVNRVELLAKKITELGYSCFYIHAKMLQDHRNRVFHDFRNGACRNLVCTDLFTRGIDIQAVNVVINFDFPKTAETYLHRVGRSGRFGHLGLAVNLITYEDRFNLYRIEQELGTEIKPIPPQIDRTIYCQ
- the LOC123053903 gene encoding DEAD-box ATP-dependent RNA helicase 8 isoform X2 encodes the protein MDQRARHPPGIGNGRGGNPNYHGRGPPPTQQHHQQPSPPSPQQAQGHPQQYMQRQSQHSQHSQHHSQQLQHQQWLRRNQTAGEAASGAARASEHHAPAAADDADLSSQDWKAQLKLPPPDTRYQTEDVTATKGNEFEDYFLKRELLMGIYEKGFERPSPIQEESIPIALTGSDILARAKNGTGKTAAFCIPALEKIDQDKNAIQVVILVPTRELALQTSQVCKELGKHLKIQVMVTTGGTSLKDDIVRLYQPVHLLVGTPGRVLDLTKKGICILKDCSMLIMDEADKLLSPEFQPSVEQLIRYLPSSRQILMFSATFPVTVKAFKDKYLPKPYVINLMDELTLKGITQFYAFVEERQKVHCLNTLFSKLQINQSIIFCNSVNRVELLAKKITELGYSCFYIHAKMLQDHRNRVFHDFRNGACRNLVCTGMELYLLPSSFYKGNRYPSC